In Ruania zhangjianzhongii, the following proteins share a genomic window:
- a CDS encoding PIG-L deacetylase family protein gives MSTENAPTLEPFDEDIARVLCVVAHPDDMEYGGSAAVAEWTSRGVQVAYLLLTAGEAGIRDQEPAQVAALRAIEQRRACELVGVSDLTILDLPDGLLQPDVATREQIARQIRQFRPDAVVCTTWELEAGWGLNHADHRAAGIAVVDAIRDADNPWLFRSQITEEGLEAWSTRWLLVNGGAPTHAIELTEESVERGIASLAAHEVYLAALPDHPTPRDLVTGITADGGAAAGVDRALPVRAIRMG, from the coding sequence ATGAGCACCGAGAATGCCCCCACGCTGGAGCCCTTCGACGAGGACATTGCGCGTGTGCTGTGCGTGGTGGCCCACCCGGACGATATGGAGTACGGGGGGTCCGCGGCTGTCGCGGAGTGGACCTCGCGCGGGGTGCAGGTCGCCTACCTGCTGCTCACGGCCGGCGAGGCCGGAATCCGGGACCAGGAACCGGCCCAGGTGGCGGCCCTGCGCGCGATCGAGCAGCGCCGGGCGTGCGAGCTGGTGGGGGTGAGCGACCTGACGATCCTGGACCTGCCGGACGGGCTGTTGCAGCCCGATGTGGCTACCCGGGAACAGATCGCGCGCCAGATCCGCCAGTTCCGCCCGGATGCCGTGGTGTGCACCACCTGGGAGCTGGAGGCGGGCTGGGGACTGAACCATGCCGACCACCGGGCCGCCGGTATCGCCGTGGTGGACGCGATCCGGGATGCGGACAACCCGTGGCTGTTCCGCTCCCAGATTACCGAGGAGGGTCTGGAAGCCTGGTCCACGCGGTGGCTGCTGGTCAACGGGGGCGCCCCCACGCACGCGATCGAGCTGACCGAGGAGTCGGTGGAGCGGGGCATCGCCTCGCTCGCTGCCCACGAGGTCTACCTCGCCGCGCTGCCGGACCACCCGACGCCCCGCGATCTGGTCACCGGGATCACGGCAGATGGTGGCGCCGCGGCCGGAGTCGACCGTGCGCTGCCGGTGCGTGCGATTCGGATGGGCTGA
- a CDS encoding maleylpyruvate isomerase family mycothiol-dependent enzyme, which produces MTDTTTLTEEAYAERTRLAGLLAELTPEQWAHPSLCASWRVREVVAHMTAPFHTSPLRMLAGMARARFNYDRYAAPAARRDTARMSDAELLRIVQANLRTPWPPSGGGPEAGLGHDVIHGLDITEPLGLPGPPTQRIALVLAGSDARSLKYFGVDLAGRRLVATDAEVSVGDGEPLQLSAREILRVITGRRALTDRE; this is translated from the coding sequence ATGACCGACACCACCACACTCACCGAAGAGGCCTACGCCGAGCGCACCCGCCTCGCCGGTCTGCTGGCGGAACTCACCCCCGAGCAGTGGGCCCACCCCTCGCTCTGTGCCAGCTGGCGAGTGCGGGAGGTGGTGGCCCATATGACCGCACCGTTCCACACGTCGCCGCTGCGGATGCTCGCCGGTATGGCCCGTGCTCGCTTCAACTACGACCGGTATGCCGCACCGGCTGCCCGCCGGGACACCGCCCGGATGAGCGACGCCGAGCTGTTGCGCATCGTGCAGGCGAACCTGCGTACTCCCTGGCCACCCAGCGGGGGAGGGCCGGAGGCCGGGCTCGGCCATGACGTGATCCACGGTCTGGACATCACCGAGCCGCTGGGCCTGCCGGGGCCGCCCACCCAGCGCATCGCCCTGGTGCTGGCCGGCAGCGACGCGCGCAGCCTGAAGTATTTCGGCGTAGATCTTGCCGGCCGCCGGCTGGTGGCCACCGATGCCGAGGTCAGCGTCGGTGACGGTGAACCACTGCAGCTGTCCGCGCGGGAGATCCTCCGGGTGATCACGGGGCGGCGAGCACTTACCGACCGGGAGTAG
- a CDS encoding M23 family metallopeptidase, giving the protein MGREVVLHLPFAGRSLVQMSPARRVPSHGTDLMGSRYAIDFVGVDAEHRLAAVTDWRTYLGTEPPERFVSFGRPVLAPCGGEVVATCDGEEDHEARRSPITLLGYALTQASRVRAGIPAIAGNYVTIADEASGAFITLVHLRRDSLRVAVGTRVRVGEVLAECGNSGNSTSPCVHVQASDRSDFRSAVGVPLTFHSFREWHTATTSSTRHLAVPDERTVVEPVPPPAG; this is encoded by the coding sequence ATGGGCCGCGAGGTGGTGCTGCACCTCCCGTTCGCCGGGCGCTCGCTGGTGCAGATGAGTCCGGCCCGACGGGTGCCCAGCCATGGCACCGACCTGATGGGGTCGCGGTACGCGATCGACTTCGTCGGAGTGGACGCCGAGCACCGGCTCGCCGCGGTGACCGACTGGCGCACCTACCTGGGCACCGAGCCTCCGGAGCGGTTCGTCTCCTTCGGCCGCCCGGTGCTCGCCCCGTGCGGCGGCGAAGTGGTGGCTACCTGCGACGGTGAGGAGGACCACGAGGCCCGGCGCTCGCCGATCACGCTGCTCGGCTACGCGCTCACCCAGGCATCCCGGGTGCGCGCGGGAATCCCGGCGATCGCCGGCAACTACGTGACGATCGCGGACGAGGCCAGCGGTGCGTTCATCACCCTGGTGCATCTCCGGCGCGACTCGCTGCGCGTGGCTGTCGGAACCCGGGTCCGCGTGGGTGAGGTGCTGGCCGAGTGCGGGAACTCCGGGAACTCCACCTCCCCGTGCGTGCATGTGCAGGCGAGTGACCGGAGCGACTTTCGCTCCGCCGTCGGCGTGCCGTTGACGTTCCACAGCTTCCGGGAGTGGCACACAGCCACGACCAGCAGTACCCGCCACCTGGCTGTGCCCGACGAGCGCACGGTGGTGGAACCGGTCCCTCCGCCAGCCGGCTGA
- a CDS encoding MarR family winged helix-turn-helix transcriptional regulator → MAHRSASGSDRSPHPGRSLAGQLQHLDALRRAMARRHSLNPADMRLLWLLSDDRARTFREISEELNLEQSTVNRQVNSAARANLVQISDDQPARLVLATKEGIAAFDQDVDRSLNGYRQALERMGTEHTAEFNALLAEFIEAYRDIVQPDEEP, encoded by the coding sequence ATGGCACACCGGTCCGCGTCCGGCAGCGACAGGAGCCCACACCCCGGGCGTTCCCTGGCGGGCCAGCTGCAACACCTCGACGCGCTGCGCCGAGCAATGGCGCGGCGGCACAGCCTGAATCCGGCGGACATGCGCCTGCTCTGGCTGCTCTCCGACGACCGAGCGCGCACCTTCCGGGAGATCTCCGAGGAGCTGAACCTCGAACAGTCCACGGTGAACCGGCAGGTGAACAGCGCCGCCCGCGCGAACCTGGTGCAGATCTCCGACGATCAGCCCGCCCGCCTGGTGCTCGCCACGAAGGAGGGCATCGCCGCCTTCGATCAAGACGTGGACCGGTCGCTGAACGGCTACCGGCAGGCGCTGGAGCGGATGGGCACGGAGCACACAGCGGAGTTCAACGCTCTGCTGGCGGAGTTCATCGAGGCCTATCGGGACATCGTTCAGCCGGACGAGGAGCCCTGA
- a CDS encoding MFS transporter, with product MPSSPRTRAPFIAPPSLIIAVLCFGSLCGSLMQSLVIPIQSELPELLGTNASNTSWVVTVTLLAGGIAMPVSGRLADMYGKKRVIVISAMILLLGSVVTAASSTLLPVLVGRALQGVAMGYIPVAISLVREIAPPHRRAGAVATVSATLGVGGALGLPLAAWIAQSRSWHDLFWVSAILAAVVIVVSWLLVPEQGAREPGRLDVPGIIGLAIGLAALLIGISKGSAWSWGSVTTWACIAGGVLVLLAWGVYELRQSEPLVDLRTMVRPAVLFTNLAAILIGFGMMAQMIVVPQLLEAPAATGYGLGQPILMVGLWMAPGGLMMLVMAPVSSRMITRLGARLTMAIGAVVLAGGYCVALGLMNAPWQLMVATIVASTGVGIGYAAMPTLVLDNVPKGEAGSSVGVNSLMRSIGTTTAGAVMAALMTSQTQVLAPGTSPIPTASAFQLCFAVGALAALVGAAITLLVPRDRPERTIPPAPGMAASAASAESAAPTLAH from the coding sequence ATGCCATCATCACCGCGCACGCGAGCGCCGTTTATCGCGCCGCCTTCGCTGATCATCGCAGTGCTCTGCTTCGGCAGCCTGTGCGGCTCGCTGATGCAGTCCCTGGTGATCCCGATCCAGTCCGAACTGCCCGAACTGCTCGGCACGAACGCCTCCAACACCTCCTGGGTGGTCACTGTCACGCTCCTCGCCGGTGGCATCGCGATGCCGGTGTCCGGCCGGCTGGCGGACATGTACGGCAAGAAGCGGGTGATCGTGATCTCCGCGATGATCCTGCTGCTCGGTTCGGTGGTGACGGCCGCCTCGAGCACCCTGCTGCCGGTGCTCGTCGGTCGCGCGTTGCAGGGCGTGGCGATGGGCTACATCCCGGTGGCGATCTCGCTGGTGCGGGAGATCGCGCCACCGCACCGCCGCGCCGGTGCCGTGGCAACGGTCAGCGCCACCCTCGGCGTGGGTGGCGCACTCGGGCTGCCGCTGGCAGCCTGGATCGCCCAGTCGCGGTCCTGGCACGATCTGTTCTGGGTGTCCGCCATCCTCGCCGCCGTGGTGATCGTCGTCTCCTGGCTGCTGGTGCCGGAGCAGGGTGCGCGAGAGCCGGGCCGCCTGGATGTGCCCGGGATCATCGGCCTGGCGATCGGGCTCGCTGCGCTGCTCATCGGTATCTCGAAGGGCTCGGCCTGGAGCTGGGGGTCCGTGACCACCTGGGCGTGCATCGCCGGCGGTGTCCTGGTGCTGCTCGCCTGGGGCGTGTATGAGCTGCGCCAGTCGGAGCCGCTGGTCGACCTGCGCACGATGGTGCGTCCGGCGGTGCTGTTCACCAACCTGGCCGCGATCCTCATCGGATTCGGCATGATGGCGCAGATGATCGTGGTGCCGCAGCTCCTCGAAGCGCCCGCTGCCACCGGCTACGGCCTGGGCCAGCCCATCTTGATGGTCGGGCTGTGGATGGCACCGGGCGGGCTGATGATGCTGGTGATGGCACCGGTATCGAGCCGGATGATCACTCGGCTCGGCGCACGGCTGACGATGGCGATCGGTGCTGTGGTGCTCGCCGGCGGGTACTGCGTGGCGCTCGGCCTGATGAATGCCCCGTGGCAGCTGATGGTGGCCACCATCGTGGCCTCGACCGGGGTGGGGATCGGCTACGCCGCGATGCCGACGCTGGTGCTGGACAACGTGCCGAAGGGTGAAGCCGGCTCGAGCGTGGGGGTGAACTCCCTGATGCGCTCGATCGGCACCACCACCGCCGGTGCGGTGATGGCGGCCCTGATGACCAGCCAGACCCAGGTGCTCGCGCCCGGGACGTCACCGATCCCGACCGCCAGCGCGTTCCAGCTGTGCTTCGCCGTCGGTGCGCTCGCCGCGCTGGTCGGTGCGGCGATCACCCTGCTGGTCCCGCGCGACCGCCCCGAGCGAACCATCCCCCCGGCCCCGGGCATGGCGGCATCGGCGGCATCGGCGGAGTCGGCGGCACCGACCCTCGCGCACTGA
- a CDS encoding VOC family protein gives MTDRNDHVQASPAVGSVHHIELWVPDLARAAREWGWLLSRLGYRPYQDWPDGRSWRLGDAYLVVEQSPALTAAEHERRRPGLNHLALHAGSRADVDALTAEAPAHGWNLLFGDRHPHAGGPDHYAAYLANSDGFEVELVAQPVSGSPSA, from the coding sequence ATGACGGACCGGAACGATCACGTCCAGGCCAGTCCCGCCGTCGGGAGCGTGCACCATATCGAGCTCTGGGTGCCCGACCTGGCCCGGGCGGCGCGGGAGTGGGGCTGGCTGCTGAGCCGGCTCGGCTACCGGCCGTACCAGGACTGGCCCGATGGCCGCAGCTGGCGGCTGGGCGACGCGTACCTGGTGGTGGAGCAGTCACCGGCGCTCACCGCTGCCGAGCACGAACGCCGCCGCCCCGGTCTGAACCATCTGGCGCTGCATGCCGGCAGCCGCGCGGACGTGGACGCGCTCACCGCCGAGGCGCCCGCGCACGGCTGGAACCTGCTGTTCGGCGACCGGCACCCGCATGCCGGCGGTCCGGACCACTACGCCGCCTATCTGGCCAACAGCGACGGCTTCGAAGTGGAGCTGGTCGCTCAGCCGGTCTCGGGCAGCCCGTCGGCGTGA
- a CDS encoding MFS transporter has translation MGSEPGGELPRVFRWFWAGEAVSGLGSWITLLALQALVVTELQAGATGTGLLSAARWLPYLALGLLIGAFLDRRARRPVMIGTDLVRSVLLLAIPVCWWAGVLSLPLLLVIVLAFGTATLMNDSASQAFVPRLVPRKQLQTAHARIDGTNAVAETAGPAAGGGLLGLVGAPVAVLANSVTFVFSAVMVALTRVEEPPRSEELRPDLRAEIGAGLRWVYRSGSLRHLAVWTHVWFAGQAILGAVLAVYLLTTMDLSYLWFGLVTAALGVGGLFGALASLPLGRLWGSGPTVIVAHLLSATGVLALLLAQVPEPVWATLVLLCFGQALHGFSIGASNSHEMAYRQLITPDELQARTNTTMRSMNRAVVVIVAPVAGVLAEVVGIVPVLGASVVVFTLTAVGLWFSPFRHAELAVEES, from the coding sequence ATGGGGAGCGAGCCGGGAGGAGAGCTGCCCCGGGTGTTCCGGTGGTTCTGGGCCGGCGAGGCGGTCTCCGGTCTCGGCTCCTGGATCACTCTGCTGGCCCTGCAGGCGCTGGTGGTCACCGAACTCCAGGCCGGGGCGACCGGCACCGGACTGCTCTCGGCGGCCCGCTGGCTGCCCTACCTGGCCCTCGGTCTGCTGATCGGCGCATTCCTGGACCGGCGGGCGCGCCGGCCGGTGATGATCGGCACAGACCTGGTGCGATCGGTGCTGCTGCTGGCCATCCCGGTGTGCTGGTGGGCCGGTGTGCTCTCCCTGCCGCTGCTGCTGGTGATCGTGCTGGCCTTCGGCACGGCGACGCTGATGAACGACAGCGCCTCGCAGGCGTTCGTGCCCCGGCTGGTGCCCCGGAAGCAGTTGCAGACCGCGCACGCGCGCATCGATGGCACGAACGCGGTGGCCGAGACCGCCGGTCCGGCTGCCGGTGGCGGGCTGCTCGGCCTGGTCGGCGCCCCGGTGGCGGTCCTGGCGAACTCGGTGACGTTTGTCTTCTCCGCCGTGATGGTGGCGCTGACCCGCGTCGAGGAGCCGCCCCGCAGTGAGGAGCTCCGGCCGGACCTGCGTGCGGAGATCGGCGCAGGTCTGCGCTGGGTCTACCGCAGTGGGAGCCTGCGGCATCTGGCGGTCTGGACCCATGTGTGGTTCGCCGGCCAAGCCATCCTCGGCGCGGTGCTGGCGGTCTACCTGCTCACCACGATGGACCTGAGCTACCTCTGGTTCGGGCTGGTGACGGCGGCGTTGGGGGTGGGCGGGTTGTTCGGCGCGCTCGCCTCGCTCCCACTCGGCCGGCTCTGGGGCAGCGGCCCGACCGTGATCGTGGCGCACCTGCTCAGCGCAACCGGTGTGCTCGCGCTGCTCCTCGCCCAGGTGCCCGAACCGGTGTGGGCGACCTTGGTGCTGCTCTGCTTCGGTCAGGCGCTGCACGGCTTCTCCATCGGCGCGAGCAACTCCCATGAGATGGCCTACCGGCAGCTGATCACCCCGGACGAGCTGCAGGCCCGCACGAACACCACGATGCGCTCGATGAACCGGGCGGTGGTGGTGATTGTGGCGCCGGTGGCCGGAGTGCTGGCCGAGGTCGTCGGGATCGTCCCGGTCCTCGGCGCCTCCGTGGTGGTGTTCACCCTGACCGCTGTGGGGCTGTGGTTCAGTCCGTTCCGGCACGCCGAGCTCGCGGTCGAGGAGAGCTGA
- a CDS encoding substrate-binding domain-containing protein codes for MGSANWCGGLAAVRHLIEEGHERIAVISGPKDMMCSHARVDGYRSAMASAGLPVRDASVTFGNFHISGGAEHGAHLLDLPQPPTAIFAGSDLQALGVYDVARERRLRIPDDLSVVGYDDIPLAHWVSPRLTTVHQPLVAMGREATLLALRLADGTGEPSPRMDLATSLVVRESTAPPC; via the coding sequence GTGGGGTCGGCGAACTGGTGCGGCGGACTGGCTGCCGTCCGGCACCTGATCGAGGAAGGACACGAGCGGATCGCGGTGATCAGCGGGCCGAAGGACATGATGTGCTCGCACGCCCGGGTGGACGGATACCGCTCGGCAATGGCCTCAGCCGGGCTCCCGGTCCGGGACGCGTCGGTGACGTTCGGGAACTTCCACATCTCCGGCGGAGCGGAGCACGGCGCCCACCTGCTCGATCTACCCCAGCCCCCGACGGCGATCTTCGCCGGCAGCGACCTCCAGGCGCTCGGGGTCTACGACGTGGCGCGGGAGCGCAGGCTGCGCATCCCGGACGATCTCTCCGTGGTCGGCTACGACGACATCCCGCTGGCGCACTGGGTCAGCCCGCGCCTGACCACAGTGCACCAGCCACTGGTGGCGATGGGCCGGGAGGCCACGCTGCTGGCTCTCCGGTTGGCGGACGGGACCGGAGAACCGAGTCCGCGGATGGACCTGGCCACCAGCCTGGTGGTGCGTGAGTCCACTGCGCCGCCGTGCTGA
- a CDS encoding endo-1,4-beta-xylanase gives MTATATVLHRTGTADLTLTAPTGEPLADQDVRVEQTRHGFEFGNIGFDLVAHATGEEQQDRLAADWLRLFNTATLPFYWGTFEPERGRPDTARLRAAARWFGERRVRVKGHPLVWHTVKAPWLDLLPTAEVEQVVRARVRREAGDFAGLVDTWDAINETVLMPEFGNEPDGVPNAISRLAREIGRVGIVRLAFESAREANPAARLLINDFDLTPRYEELITELLEAGVPLEAIGLQTHMHQGFRGEEELTEVADRFAQFGLPLHFTETSLVSGDLMPADVVDLNDHVVPKWPSTEEGEARQAEEIERHYRTLVGHPAVAAITYWGLTDRGAWLGAPTGLLRADGSRKPAYDALDGLIRGEWWLPPTTLRTDAQGRVRVTGFHGDYRVWTGSASVNFTITRTPAQVELTPHRMR, from the coding sequence ATGACCGCTACCGCCACTGTGCTGCACCGCACCGGCACCGCCGACCTCACCCTGACCGCACCCACCGGTGAGCCGCTCGCCGATCAGGACGTGAGGGTGGAGCAGACCCGGCACGGCTTCGAGTTCGGCAACATCGGATTCGATCTGGTCGCGCACGCCACCGGGGAGGAGCAGCAGGACCGGCTCGCCGCGGACTGGCTGCGGCTGTTCAACACCGCCACGTTGCCCTTCTACTGGGGCACCTTCGAACCCGAGCGAGGCCGGCCGGACACCGCGCGGCTGCGTGCGGCCGCCCGCTGGTTCGGCGAGCGGCGGGTGCGGGTGAAGGGCCACCCCCTGGTCTGGCACACGGTCAAAGCACCGTGGCTGGACCTGCTGCCCACCGCCGAGGTGGAGCAGGTGGTACGAGCGCGGGTGCGCCGCGAGGCCGGCGACTTCGCCGGTCTGGTCGACACCTGGGATGCGATCAACGAGACGGTGCTCATGCCGGAGTTCGGGAACGAGCCCGACGGCGTCCCGAACGCGATCTCCCGTCTCGCCCGGGAGATCGGCCGGGTGGGGATCGTCCGGCTCGCGTTCGAATCGGCCCGAGAGGCCAATCCGGCGGCCCGGCTGCTGATCAACGACTTCGACCTCACGCCGCGCTACGAGGAGCTGATCACCGAGCTGCTCGAGGCCGGGGTGCCGCTCGAAGCGATCGGGCTGCAGACCCATATGCACCAGGGGTTCCGTGGCGAGGAGGAACTCACCGAGGTGGCCGACCGGTTCGCCCAGTTCGGGCTGCCACTGCACTTTACCGAGACCAGCCTGGTCTCCGGGGACCTGATGCCGGCCGACGTGGTCGACCTGAACGACCACGTGGTGCCGAAGTGGCCCTCCACCGAGGAGGGGGAGGCCCGGCAGGCGGAGGAGATCGAGCGGCACTACCGCACCCTGGTCGGCCACCCGGCTGTTGCGGCGATCACGTACTGGGGGCTGACCGACCGTGGTGCGTGGCTCGGCGCGCCGACCGGGCTGCTCCGCGCCGACGGTTCTCGTAAACCTGCCTACGACGCGCTGGATGGGCTGATCAGGGGTGAGTGGTGGCTGCCGCCCACCACGCTGCGCACCGACGCCCAGGGGCGGGTGCGGGTCACGGGGTTCCACGGCGACTATCGCGTTTGGACCGGATCGGCGTCGGTGAACTTCACGATCACCCGCACCCCGGCCCAGGTAGAACTCACCCCGCACCGGATGCGCTGA
- a CDS encoding carbohydrate ABC transporter permease, which produces MATAPMTAGSQKNRIDWSQPFAYLVALVVVGITVAPVVYVVLNGFRSTAQINRDPSGWPAPWQWENHTGVLTDPMFWTQFTNSTLVAVATTAGVVILGVMAAFVIARYEFRGRAALFTLFTAGMMFPLTVAVLPLFTMLRGMGLLGNLLAVIIPQVAFQMSITVIILVPFLRSVPAELEDAASIDGASRFGFFRRIMLPLSGPGLVTVGVIAFVTSWNAYLLPLLVLGNPAEATLPVGVQFYSTTYSQDTAGVLAFTSLAMVPALLFFTLAQRRIVSGLTGAVKG; this is translated from the coding sequence ATGGCCACCGCTCCAATGACCGCCGGCTCACAGAAGAACCGGATCGACTGGTCCCAGCCGTTCGCCTACCTGGTGGCCCTGGTGGTGGTGGGCATCACCGTCGCACCGGTGGTCTATGTGGTGCTGAACGGGTTTCGCTCCACCGCCCAGATCAACCGCGATCCGAGCGGCTGGCCCGCACCGTGGCAGTGGGAGAACCACACCGGGGTGCTCACCGACCCGATGTTCTGGACCCAGTTCACCAACTCCACCCTCGTGGCGGTCGCCACCACCGCCGGTGTGGTCATCCTCGGGGTGATGGCCGCATTCGTGATCGCGCGGTATGAGTTTCGCGGGCGGGCGGCCCTGTTCACCCTGTTCACCGCGGGGATGATGTTTCCGCTCACCGTTGCCGTGCTGCCGCTGTTCACGATGCTGCGGGGGATGGGGCTGCTCGGCAACCTGCTCGCGGTGATCATCCCGCAGGTTGCGTTCCAGATGTCCATCACGGTGATCATCCTGGTGCCGTTCCTGCGCTCGGTCCCGGCCGAGCTGGAGGACGCTGCCTCGATCGACGGTGCCAGCCGGTTCGGATTCTTCCGTCGGATCATGCTGCCGCTGTCCGGACCGGGTCTGGTGACCGTCGGCGTGATCGCCTTCGTGACCAGCTGGAATGCCTACCTGCTGCCGCTCCTGGTGCTCGGCAACCCCGCCGAGGCCACGTTGCCGGTCGGGGTGCAGTTCTACTCCACCACCTACTCTCAGGACACGGCCGGTGTGCTCGCGTTCACGTCCCTGGCGATGGTGCCCGCACTGCTGTTCTTCACCTTGGCCCAGCGGCGGATCGTCAGCGGACTGACCGGTGCGGTGAAGGGATGA
- a CDS encoding carbohydrate ABC transporter permease: MTAPNLTAGRATPARPDPDPAPARVRRSRRSLRDLALVWGFAAPALVVYIGFVIVPVALAAVFSFFNWNGLGPLERFIGFENYVRAFSDPVFLGALRNNVVILVLSLAIQGPLAIGIALLLNRKLRGRTLIRTLIFVPYVLSEVVAGLAFRLMLPPEGPVDGVLTSLGWSGPKPQWLADPDIAFWTLFAVLTWKYLGLAIILMLAGLQGIPEELHEAAALDGASWWQTQRRITIPLLGPTVRIWAFLSMIGSLQLFDMVWILTGGGPLNATQTMATYMVDIGNGRSQIGFGSAVAVILFLISLVIALIYQRAVLRRDMVGAVTGRG; this comes from the coding sequence ATGACCGCACCGAATCTGACGGCCGGGCGCGCCACACCGGCGCGCCCGGACCCGGACCCGGCGCCGGCCCGGGTCCGCAGGTCTCGCCGCTCGCTGCGGGACCTGGCGCTGGTCTGGGGCTTCGCCGCACCCGCCCTAGTGGTCTACATCGGCTTCGTGATCGTGCCGGTGGCGCTCGCTGCAGTGTTCAGCTTCTTTAACTGGAACGGGCTCGGCCCGCTGGAGCGGTTCATCGGGTTCGAGAACTACGTGCGCGCGTTCTCCGACCCGGTCTTCCTCGGGGCACTGCGCAACAACGTCGTGATCCTGGTGCTCTCCCTGGCGATCCAGGGCCCGCTCGCGATCGGCATCGCGCTGCTGCTGAACCGCAAGCTGCGCGGGCGCACGCTGATCCGCACGCTGATCTTCGTGCCCTACGTGCTCAGCGAGGTGGTGGCCGGGCTCGCGTTCCGGCTGATGCTTCCCCCGGAGGGTCCCGTCGACGGCGTGCTCACCTCGCTCGGCTGGAGCGGGCCCAAGCCGCAGTGGCTCGCCGACCCGGACATCGCGTTCTGGACGTTGTTCGCCGTGCTCACCTGGAAGTATCTGGGCTTGGCGATCATCCTGATGCTCGCCGGGCTGCAGGGCATACCCGAAGAGCTGCACGAGGCGGCCGCCCTGGACGGCGCTTCCTGGTGGCAGACCCAGCGGCGTATCACCATCCCGCTGCTCGGCCCGACAGTGCGAATCTGGGCGTTCCTGTCCATGATCGGCTCGCTGCAGCTGTTCGACATGGTCTGGATCCTCACCGGCGGCGGACCGCTTAATGCCACTCAGACGATGGCCACCTACATGGTCGACATCGGCAACGGCCGCAGCCAGATCGGGTTCGGTAGCGCAGTGGCCGTCATCCTGTTCCTGATCTCCCTGGTCATCGCGCTGATCTATCAACGTGCCGTCCTGCGCCGCGACATGGTCGGCGCCGTCACAGGGAGAGGCTGA
- a CDS encoding extracellular solute-binding protein: MMNTNIRWAAVAAASALAVGVLAGCSGGSSNEGGGDGEVTLVWWHNATGEPLTGFWQDVAAEFEADNPGVSVEVQGYQNEELQRTLIPNQLRTGEGLDLYQQWGAGELAGQVDAGYVMDVSDQVTQEVEALGGVVAPWQYEGQTYGLPYNFGIEGFWYNKELFDQAGITELPTTLEELYDAIDALKDAGITPIGVGAGDGWPAAHYWYNFALKSCSPEVLQQSQSELAWDDPCFVEAGEMLAEFVAAEPFQDGFLATSAQQGAGSSAGMLATGEVAMELMGHWNPGVMGGILQEETGEEEASPPEFLGWFNFPGIEGAAGDPTAALGGGDGFSCSAWAPPECVDLLRYISSADVQTRFGEIGAGVPVTPGSEEGIGDPNLQEVLAGLREASYVQLWFDTAYGPTVGGAMNDAVVQLVGGQGAPEDIVQAMTDAAATL; encoded by the coding sequence ATGATGAACACGAATATCAGGTGGGCCGCGGTCGCCGCTGCCTCCGCCCTCGCAGTCGGCGTGCTCGCCGGCTGCAGCGGCGGCTCCAGCAATGAAGGCGGGGGTGACGGTGAGGTGACCCTGGTCTGGTGGCACAACGCGACCGGGGAGCCACTGACCGGCTTCTGGCAGGACGTCGCCGCCGAGTTCGAAGCAGACAACCCTGGGGTGAGCGTCGAGGTCCAGGGCTATCAGAACGAGGAGCTGCAGCGCACGCTCATCCCGAACCAGTTGCGTACCGGCGAAGGACTCGACCTGTACCAGCAGTGGGGTGCCGGTGAGCTGGCCGGCCAGGTCGATGCCGGCTACGTCATGGACGTCTCCGACCAGGTGACGCAAGAGGTGGAGGCTCTCGGCGGTGTGGTCGCTCCCTGGCAGTACGAGGGCCAGACCTACGGTCTGCCGTACAACTTCGGGATCGAGGGATTCTGGTACAACAAGGAGCTGTTCGACCAGGCCGGGATCACGGAGCTCCCGACCACCCTCGAGGAGCTCTACGACGCGATCGACGCGCTCAAGGACGCCGGTATTACCCCGATCGGCGTCGGCGCTGGTGACGGTTGGCCGGCCGCGCACTACTGGTACAACTTCGCGCTGAAGTCCTGCTCCCCGGAAGTCTTGCAGCAGTCGCAGTCCGAGCTGGCCTGGGATGACCCGTGCTTCGTGGAGGCCGGGGAGATGCTGGCCGAGTTCGTCGCTGCCGAACCGTTCCAGGACGGATTCCTGGCCACCAGCGCCCAGCAGGGTGCCGGCAGCTCGGCCGGGATGCTCGCCACCGGCGAGGTCGCCATGGAGCTGATGGGCCACTGGAACCCGGGCGTGATGGGCGGCATCCTGCAGGAGGAGACCGGGGAGGAGGAGGCCAGTCCGCCGGAGTTCCTCGGCTGGTTCAACTTCCCTGGGATTGAGGGCGCAGCGGGCGACCCGACCGCAGCGCTCGGTGGCGGTGACGGGTTCTCCTGCTCGGCCTGGGCACCACCGGAGTGCGTGGATCTGCTGAGGTACATCTCCAGCGCGGACGTGCAGACCCGGTTCGGCGAGATCGGTGCCGGAGTGCCGGTCACCCCCGGGTCCGAGGAAGGCATCGGGGACCCGAACCTGCAGGAGGTGCTCGCCGGGCTGCGCGAGGCCAGCTACGTCCAGCTCTGGTTCGACACCGCTTACGGGCCGACGGTGGGCGGCGCGATGAACGACGCCGTCGTCCAGCTCGTCGGTGGTCAGGGCGCACCGGAGGACATCGTGCAGGCGATGACCGACGCGGCCGCCACTCTGTAG